From Rhododendron vialii isolate Sample 1 chromosome 7a, ASM3025357v1:
TTTCTGGATGTAGTTTCTTAAAATACTATATGTATCTTTAACATCTCGATAACTTTCTCTATAAAACCCTACATATGATGGTGTTCTCTTTTTtctcctgaaaaaaaaaatggtgaggAATTAAGATCCACTCATCAAATAGAAACGTACTGGATCCGATTACATAAGGAAATGTCACATGATAGAAACTCATTTTGGGAGAGGATCCAGATTACCTAAGGAATGGTCACATGATAGAATCTCATTTTGGGAGAGGACCCAACTTCAACCGAGGCATCAAGACTCCCAAGATTCAACCATTCATGTGACTACAGCTTTCTGACCTTACTCCTTACCATCCATACTTGGAAGATATAGCATTCACCTTCAAAACTCTAggattacacacacacacacacagcggGGGCTTGGGGGATGgggttgtgtgtgtgtctcGTTGAAACATGTCTGTAACGTGCAAGTCCCAACCCATTGAGAGCTTCAGTTCTTGTCCGCAGCAATATTCATATTAATAATAAAATGCGATTGTTTATGACATTTCCCAATTTTCCCATGGAAGCTTTAAATCTCAGAGTTCCGAGTACAGGAGAAAGCATTACCGCCTAAGCTCACAGCttctagtaaaaaaaaaaaaaaaagggaataacCAAGAGGCTTTTTAATTGGTCTTAAACATTAATAACATTTGCAAAGACAGGTGAGATGGCCATTTTACTCGCAGGGAGCTCTTCAGGTGTAATCACATGAAAACCGAGGATTAAAGAAAAACAATGCAAAAATTTGTTGCTAATCACTGTGCACGATACAATTATTATGTCCATAAAAATATGAGACCCATTCATGCTTTGATGAAATATGGAGTTCTTTGACATCTAATTTCATCTTAACCAAGCTGCTGTTGTTACACTGTTAACGTCCTGAACAAGAGCTAAAGGCGGCAAGTGCACAGGGAATTTATCAATCAAAACCCTACGACAGTGTGAAGATATGCCTGACTATAATAGCGTTATAACAACGTAAAACCCTATTTTCTTAACCACATGAGAGTTCTCAAGGGGTAATACAATCGTCAAGGCCTATAAGGAAACccgaaaaaggagaaaaatctGAACAGGTCCAGCTTCCCCCTTCCCACCACGCTTCCATGTCGTCAGAAAAGGCAGTGGGTTAGATATGACTTGGTAGTTTACATACACGTGCTAAACTAGCATTGAGGGTGACCGTATTAGTAAGCAAGATTTAAGCAATCATCTTATCAAGATACCAGGTGTTTCCTTTGTGAATGACGTGACAACAAGGCTTGGTAGTTAGAAGCTTTCTCATTATGATTTAATCATTTTCTACCTGGTTCGGAAATGCAAGGGGTGGGAAATCCTCTTCTTTCAACTCATAGTTCCTCTGGGCCACCGATCTGGCAAAATAATCAAAGCCTCCTGTTAAGATAATACATTGACAGCATCACAATGTGATTCCAGTGCTTTATTGGAAGCAAAGGAATGAAAGAGAAAGCAATTGGTAAGCAAGATAAATACAGCCACAGCATTAAACATTCAGTCCAGTTTCATTCTAATCAGCTAAAATAGCTCTCTAGAAGTGTCATCTACTATTTGTCAGCCAATTAAACCTGAGAACTTTCTAAACCAGGGGTAACCAAGAGCATCAAAACACACCACAACCTGGGCTCGAAAAGACCAATCCCACTAGTTTCTTATCCTGTGTTCCCGTGAAGGTGAGAAGGGCTTCACATGCTTATTTGTAAACATCACCAAGGCAAGCATACTGCTAATATTATACTGAAGTTCCATTGAGGAAAAGTCGAAGCAATTAAATATACAACAAGAGAGTCAATTTCGATGGTCCACCATGTACATACAAGGGCAACAAGACACAAGTGGACTTGAAGTCTATGAAGATAGTAACCTATTAAGAAGTGAGCAAAATAGGATATAGGTTGAGGCTGAAAGAAGGCCGCATTGGCTTAACTAAGGACATGGCATTTAATGGAGTCAATTGAAGAAGCAAACCTTTTGACTTAATTCCAACTAATGATGATCAAGAGTAACCCTTTCCTAGAAGCATTATGTACTACAACATCCATCCTTGAAAAAGTCCAGTTTCCATAGATTGTTCATTCAGTTTATTAGCCTATTACCCGTACCTGAGGCTAGAAAAAAGGATTTCGGGATCCATTTAGATTAATAAACTCCCTGCTTCGGAACAACAACATACAGATTTTGGAAATATTTAGTGTTATCTAGTGACAGTGTGAAAATAAGTCCATATTTACTATACGGCACAAATAGTCGTCAAACTAACTTCGTATGTGCTTTAAAAGGAGGAATTACCTTTGGAGATGGGGTGAAGATGGCTGATCTGGGGATGACCGCAGAACAGAGGCCCTGTGAAACCGTTGTTCTTTGGCTTGACTTCCCTCGCTTAGCTGTCGTTCGTTCGTACAGGTGAAACCCACTGGCCCAAGAGACCCAAACTCAAGCTGTTCAGCATGTGAACTATAACTTGTGTTATGGTCAAACGGATATAGCATGACAACAGATGGAAGAGTTTGTCCATTTGATGAAATTCCACTAGGGTTCCTGACTGGTAACTGATACATGCTATATGCCATGTTGGGAGGAGCATGACTGGAATCAGAGTGCGATGGACCGTTTTGGGAATGTGATTGCAACCGCGAGCTTGACTTCTCGGTTTGGCTGCGACTGTGATGGCGCCCAGCAGCTCTTGATTTTGAGGAGTTATTCCATTTCCCCTCTCTATCACCATGGTTGTCACTTCTATCATTGTGGTAACTTCCCCTTCTAGCACCTGAAGAATTTCGGTCCCTAACAGAAACCTTCTGAAAAAAAGTAAGTTCAAAATAAGCGATTCACTGAGAAGCTAGCTGTATAAATGTTGCTATAACTGAATTCAAACTAATAATAACAAGCATGCCCAACCCACCAAAACAGGAACAAGTGTTTGTTCTTGCTCTTACCAAACCATGGCCACGGCGCCATAACATGTTGATGGAAAGGTGTCTCTAGGACTGCAAAAACTTGCTGGCAAACAGCTATCCCTACTGTactctagtcattttctaaattaAAGTTTAACCAAACAAATTAACGATTACAGCAACCACTATGTTCACAGCATTGGTCAAAATTGGACATGATAACCTTGCTACAATTAATGAAAATCAATCCACAGCCCCATTAATCAAGCAATGCAAGTGAAGAACACAATAAATAGACGCATCAGAGAGTTGGTACTTTCTGTAAGCCTAGTCCATTCAGTAGGCCACGGTAGCATGTGAGAAAAACAAGCGTCAAACATATAGAACACATTTTGTCCAGCAATATGGTACTTGGCCTTTTTATCAGTATAAAGAGCAGTAAACAGACTTATAGCCGAAAAATAGCAGAATTAAACACAATGGCCATAGACAACATGAAGAACTATCTTACAGGATTCGGCAGATAGGTTCCAGTCCCACTACGATATCTTGGGACCTCATCAGCATGCTGTTGATAGACATTGGGAGGTCTGTTGGGAACATGTTGGAGTGGAGCAACGGGAAAAAGGCGATGGCCATAACCCATTATCTGAGTAAGTGCGTTGGTATTGGCTGAAACCGGTCTTCCCGGACCATCCCATGGTACACGGCCTTGCAGGTACATAGGTGGCACAACAACGGGTGAATGATAATTCAAAGGCCCCTGGTAACATGGGTTTTGGCAAAGCCGCCCAAACTGCAAATTTTGCCAGTGGCTAGTAAAGTCACTGTTAAGAATATCGGATTTATGTTCATTACCAGTCCCAACAAAAGCAGCCCTCATTGAAGAACTAGTAGTACTTAATTGCTCAGAATGATCAATCTCCTCAGATGAAATCAAATTATCTTCACCACTAAAATGGCTCGTCGATGAATCCGAAGTTCTCATTTCAGGTGGAACATTATAGAAAGGAAGCATTGTAATAAATGGAACAGGTGGCCCTGTAGGATAAAATGCAAAAGGAACCCCCCCAGAATTATCCAACGAGCTTTCACGAGAACCAGGACCTAAGAGCACCGGAGCAATGGGTATCATGGAGTCTGACCCACTTGTCTGAGCTAAATCATAGCCAGATACGTGCTGCCTCAGGCCGTGTAAGTTTCCAAAAGGCTGAGGTCCTGAGTTTCTTTCTTCCATCTCACCACTCATGGTTGATAGGGAATTCCAGTCACTCTCATCCTCCTCGACTTGATTAGTATTTTCGGACGCGTTTCTATATTTTCCACACGTAGAAGAAATCTCGGCAACAACTGTTTTCTTTCCCCTCTTTTCCCTTGTAGACTTTGAGACCTTTGCTGATGATCCATCCCAAGAACTCTCTGAAGAAGTTTTACTTCTTAGAGAACTACTGTGGGCTGCGGATGAGAACCTTCGACTTGTAGTTCTGTCATCAAAGTAAACGCCCTTTCCTCTGTTATCTTGATATGGGAAACCATATTCGTGATCTTCCTGCATTGATCCTCGGTTTTCTTTGGTGGACCTCTGCTTAACTCTCATTGAGCTACCTGAACCACTTAACCGAGATGATGGAACAAAATTAACACTTGACTCTGGCTTCTCATCGGACTGAAGAATGTCATGATGTCCACTATCAGACTCAAAGCCTTCCGTGGAACCCACATCCTTCCAGAAATCATGATGGACCTCTCCTGTTTTCATCTTCATGGAACCGAAATTTCCATTTCCTGGTTCAATAGCATCGGGAAAATTTTGGGTCAATCCAGGAAAGTAACGGGTCAGTGGCGGAGACACGAAACCTTGAGGAAACTGCATGTTTGAAAAAGAAGGATCAATCGAGGATACATTTTGGGGAACCATTCCAGCCAAAGTCCTCTGAGCATATTCCATTGAAGCTAGAATGGATGGTGACATTTGAATAGGTCGGTGAGGCGATGCTAAATTCAGTGGCACATGAACCTGTCCATTAAGACTTGAAGATGCCATGAAGTTGACAAGATCTTGCTCTTCCTGATGCATCCCATGGGTCCCACTTACAGAAGTAAATTCATCACCACCCAATTCACGCCGATGCCTATAGAAACCACTGGTCGAGTCAACAGCAGACTCGAGGCTTTGATTGAATGGAATTTCTCGGATAGGTGCAGGATCATCAGTGGAAGATTGAGAACTATGGTTTATTAAAAGTTCAGATCTTTGATTATTCCACCTGCTACTATCCTGTCTTGTGGAGGTAGGCTGAGTTTTCCCACTTTCTGGTGTTCTGTCATGCCTTCCTCGAGAAGAGACATCACTATATGTGTCCGAAAGCTCAGGACTAGAACGTGTCCTCGCGAAAAGAAACCTACCCTGAATATCATTTACCAAATGATGAGATCTAAAATTTCTCTGATGCACGCCCAAATTAGAACCAACTCCTTGTGCAACTGGATCTGATACCCTAGAGCTGTTCAGATTGCCATAAGTCTTTTGGTTTTCAGTAGGAAGAACTGCAAAAATGTTGGGACTTCTAGATGTGTTTTCTGTGGAAAGATTGCTATGTTGGGAGGAAATATTATGTAAACGGGATTCAACAACTTCAACATCACAACCAGAAGAATTGTCATTCAACGTTTTGGCACTTGGAATGTTTTTCAGATTCTCGGGCCTGTGTAGTTGATGTGGAGTTGATAATGTCAAGTACCACAAGTCAGTTCTTGGCGCATCAGGGCGATTACCACTGCCATGTCTATCCCATGTGTTCATAAAGAACTGATTTACTTCATAAACTAGGTTCTCTTTGGGGCAGTGAAGTAATCTTGCGAGCCTTTTCGCCCCAAATGCAAATGCACTGcgtattctaaaaaaattacctggtataaaacaaattaaaatctataTAAATTTAAAGTGGCAACCGATCCATAAATAACTAACATGCAATGTAACTACTGAGAAGGCAAAAATCATTCTCAAGGACAGGAAGCAGTCAAGATTCAAGAGTTTGAACTAGTACATAGTGTTCAACAAGTACCTTTACTAACACTACGCCCAAGGTTGTTGTTTACGCGTAATGGATCAATAACATTGAAATGTTTGGAAACAAAATGCTGGCCCTGATTTTCTTGGCCACTTGGGAAAACAGCATAGACTGAGCTACAAGCATCGAGAAATAATTTGCTAAGTAGTAACTCTCCCTTATCCTTTCTGGGATGTTCAGCTGTAAAACATTCAAATCTAAGTATCAGAAAAGGCAGATTGGGCAAAGTATTCCTACAGG
This genomic window contains:
- the LOC131334561 gene encoding uncharacterized protein LOC131334561 isoform X1, whose translation is MGEDEGWAEPSGLLRPNGLLANAGPVIRVLDSERWSKAEERTAELIACIQPNPPSEGRRTAVADYVQRLIMKCFPCQVFTFGSVPLKTYLPDGDIDLSAFSNNGDLKDTWANHVHDMLKGEEENENAEFRVKEVQYIQAEVKIIKCLVENIVVDISFNQLGGLCTLCFLMLVDHLISQNHLLKRSIILIKAWCYYESRILGAHHGLISTYALETLVLYIFHVFNNSFTGPLEVLYRFLEFFSNFDWDNFCVSLWGPVPIRSLPDVTAEHPRKDKGELLLSKLFLDACSSVYAVFPSGQENQGQHFVSKHFNVIDPLRVNNNLGRSVSKGNFFRIRSAFAFGAKRLARLLHCPKENLVYEVNQFFMNTWDRHGSGNRPDAPRTDLWYLTLSTPHQLHRPENLKNIPSAKTLNDNSSGCDVEVVESRLHNISSQHSNLSTENTSRSPNIFAVLPTENQKTYGNLNSSRVSDPVAQGVGSNLGVHQRNFRSHHLVNDIQGRFLFARTRSSPELSDTYSDVSSRGRHDRTPESGKTQPTSTRQDSSRWNNQRSELLINHSSQSSTDDPAPIREIPFNQSLESAVDSTSGFYRHRRELGGDEFTSVSGTHGMHQEEQDLVNFMASSSLNGQVHVPLNLASPHRPIQMSPSILASMEYAQRTLAGMVPQNVSSIDPSFSNMQFPQGFVSPPLTRYFPGLTQNFPDAIEPGNGNFGSMKMKTGEVHHDFWKDVGSTEGFESDSGHHDILQSDEKPESSVNFVPSSRLSGSGSSMRVKQRSTKENRGSMQEDHEYGFPYQDNRGKGVYFDDRTTSRRFSSAAHSSSLRSKTSSESSWDGSSAKVSKSTREKRGKKTVVAEISSTCGKYRNASENTNQVEEDESDWNSLSTMSGEMEERNSGPQPFGNLHGLRQHVSGYDLAQTSGSDSMIPIAPVLLGPGSRESSLDNSGGVPFAFYPTGPPVPFITMLPFYNVPPEMRTSDSSTSHFSGEDNLISSEEIDHSEQLSTTSSSMRAAFVGTGNEHKSDILNSDFTSHWQNLQFGRLCQNPCYQGPLNYHSPVVVPPMYLQGRVPWDGPGRPVSANTNALTQIMGYGHRLFPVAPLQHVPNRPPNVYQQHADEVPRYRSGTGTYLPNPKVSVRDRNSSGARRGSYHNDRSDNHGDREGKWNNSSKSRAAGRHHSRSQTEKSSSRLQSHSQNGPSHSDSSHAPPNMAYSMYQLPVRNPSGISSNGQTLPSVVMLYPFDHNTSYSSHAEQLEFGSLGPVGFTCTNERQLSEGSQAKEQRFHRASVLRSSPDQPSSPHLQRSVAQRNYELKEEDFPPLAFPNQVEND
- the LOC131334561 gene encoding uncharacterized protein LOC131334561 isoform X5 — its product is MHSLFPNAGCLYWTEISGLQVDHLISQNHLLKRSIILIKAWCYYESRILGAHHGLISTYALETLVLYIFHVFNNSFTGPLEVLYRFLEFFSNFDWDNFCVSLWGPVPIRSLPDVTAEHPRKDKGELLLSKLFLDACSSVYAVFPSGQENQGQHFVSKHFNVIDPLRVNNNLGRSVSKGNFFRIRSAFAFGAKRLARLLHCPKENLVYEVNQFFMNTWDRHGSGNRPDAPRTDLWYLTLSTPHQLHRPENLKNIPSAKTLNDNSSGCDVEVVESRLHNISSQHSNLSTENTSRSPNIFAVLPTENQKTYGNLNSSRVSDPVAQGVGSNLGVHQRNFRSHHLVNDIQGRFLFARTRSSPELSDTYSDVSSRGRHDRTPESGKTQPTSTRQDSSRWNNQRSELLINHSSQSSTDDPAPIREIPFNQSLESAVDSTSGFYRHRRELGGDEFTSVSGTHGMHQEEQDLVNFMASSSLNGQVHVPLNLASPHRPIQMSPSILASMEYAQRTLAGMVPQNVSSIDPSFSNMQFPQGFVSPPLTRYFPGLTQNFPDAIEPGNGNFGSMKMKTGEVHHDFWKDVGSTEGFESDSGHHDILQSDEKPESSVNFVPSSRLSGSGSSMRVKQRSTKENRGSMQEDHEYGFPYQDNRGKGVYFDDRTTSRRFSSAAHSSSLRSKTSSESSWDGSSAKVSKSTREKRGKKTVVAEISSTCGKYRNASENTNQVEEDESDWNSLSTMSGEMEERNSGPQPFGNLHGLRQHVSGYDLAQTSGSDSMIPIAPVLLGPGSRESSLDNSGGVPFAFYPTGPPVPFITMLPFYNVPPEMRTSDSSTSHFSGEDNLISSEEIDHSEQLSTTSSSMRAAFVGTGNEHKSDILNSDFTSHWQNLQFGRLCQNPCYQGPLNYHSPVVVPPMYLQGRVPWDGPGRPVSANTNALTQIMGYGHRLFPVAPLQHVPNRPPNVYQQHADEVPRYRSGTGTYLPNPKVSVRDRNSSGARRGSYHNDRSDNHGDREGKWNNSSKSRAAGRHHSRSQTEKSSSRLQSHSQNGPSHSDSSHAPPNMAYSMYQLPVRNPSGISSNGQTLPSVVMLYPFDHNTSYSSHAEQLEFGSLGPVGFTCTNERQLSEGSQAKEQRFHRASVLRSSPDQPSSPHLQRSVAQRNYELKEEDFPPLAFPNQVEND
- the LOC131334561 gene encoding uncharacterized protein LOC131334561 isoform X6 — protein: MLVDHLISQNHLLKRSIILIKAWCYYESRILGAHHGLISTYALETLVLYIFHVFNNSFTGPLEVLYRFLEFFSNFDWDNFCVSLWGPVPIRSLPDVTAEHPRKDKGELLLSKLFLDACSSVYAVFPSGQENQGQHFVSKHFNVIDPLRVNNNLGRSVSKGNFFRIRSAFAFGAKRLARLLHCPKENLVYEVNQFFMNTWDRHGSGNRPDAPRTDLWYLTLSTPHQLHRPENLKNIPSAKTLNDNSSGCDVEVVESRLHNISSQHSNLSTENTSRSPNIFAVLPTENQKTYGNLNSSRVSDPVAQGVGSNLGVHQRNFRSHHLVNDIQGRFLFARTRSSPELSDTYSDVSSRGRHDRTPESGKTQPTSTRQDSSRWNNQRSELLINHSSQSSTDDPAPIREIPFNQSLESAVDSTSGFYRHRRELGGDEFTSVSGTHGMHQEEQDLVNFMASSSLNGQVHVPLNLASPHRPIQMSPSILASMEYAQRTLAGMVPQNVSSIDPSFSNMQFPQGFVSPPLTRYFPGLTQNFPDAIEPGNGNFGSMKMKTGEVHHDFWKDVGSTEGFESDSGHHDILQSDEKPESSVNFVPSSRLSGSGSSMRVKQRSTKENRGSMQEDHEYGFPYQDNRGKGVYFDDRTTSRRFSSAAHSSSLRSKTSSESSWDGSSAKVSKSTREKRGKKTVVAEISSTCGKYRNASENTNQVEEDESDWNSLSTMSGEMEERNSGPQPFGNLHGLRQHVSGYDLAQTSGSDSMIPIAPVLLGPGSRESSLDNSGGVPFAFYPTGPPVPFITMLPFYNVPPEMRTSDSSTSHFSGEDNLISSEEIDHSEQLSTTSSSMRAAFVGTGNEHKSDILNSDFTSHWQNLQFGRLCQNPCYQGPLNYHSPVVVPPMYLQGRVPWDGPGRPVSANTNALTQIMGYGHRLFPVAPLQHVPNRPPNVYQQHADEVPRYRSGTGTYLPNPKVSVRDRNSSGARRGSYHNDRSDNHGDREGKWNNSSKSRAAGRHHSRSQTEKSSSRLQSHSQNGPSHSDSSHAPPNMAYSMYQLPVRNPSGISSNGQTLPSVVMLYPFDHNTSYSSHAEQLEFGSLGPVGFTCTNERQLSEGSQAKEQRFHRASVLRSSPDQPSSPHLQRSVAQRNYELKEEDFPPLAFPNQVEND
- the LOC131334561 gene encoding uncharacterized protein LOC131334561 isoform X2 — encoded protein: MGEDEGWAEPSGLLRPNGLLANAGPVIRVLDSERWSKAEERTAELIACIQPNPPSEGRRTAVADYVQRLIMKCFPCQVFTFGSVPLKTYLPDGDIDLSAFSNNGDLKDTWANHVHDMLKGEEENENAEFRVKEVQYIQAEVKIIKCLVENIVVDISFNQLGGLCTLCFLMLVDHLISQNHLLKRSIILIKAWCYYESRILGAHHGLISTYALETLVLYIFHVFNNSFTGPLEVLYRFLEFFSNFDWDNFCVSLWGPVPIRSLPDVTAEHPRKDKGELLLSKLFLDACSSVYAVFPSGQENQGQHFVSKHFNVIDPLRVNNNLGRSVSKGNFFRIRSAFAFGAKRLARLLHCPKENLVYEVNQFFMNTWDRHGSGNRPDAPRTDLWYLTLSTPHQLHRPENLKNIPSAKTLNDNSSGCDVEVVESRLHNISSQHSNLSTENTSRSPNIFAVLPTENQKTYGNLNSSRVSDPVAQGVGSNLGVHQRNFRSHHLVNDIQGRFLFARTRSSPELSDTYSDVSSRGRHDRTPESGKTQPTSTRQDSSRWNNQRSELLINHSSQSSTDDPAPIREIPFNQSLESAVDSTSGFYRHRRELGGDEFTSVSGTHGMHQEEQDLVNFMASSSLNGQVHVPLNLASPHRPIQMSPSILASMEYAQRTLAGMVPQNVSSIDPSFSNMQFPQGFVSPPLTRYFPGLTQNFPDAIEPGNGNFGSMKMKTGEVHHDFWKDVGSTEGFESDSGHHDILQSDEKPESSVNFVPSSRLSGSGSSMRVKQRSTKENRGSMQEDHEYGFPYQDNRGKGVYFDDRTTSRRFSSAAHSSSLRSKTSSESSWDGSSAKVSKSTREKRGKKTVVAEISSTCGKYRNASENTNQVEEDESDWNSLSTMSGEMEERNSGPQPFGNLHGLRQHVSGYDLAQTSGSDSMIPIAPVLLGPGSRESSLDNSGGVPFAFYPTGPPVPFITMLPFYNVPPEMRTSDSSTSHFSGEDNLISSEEIDHSEQLSTTSSSMRAAFVGTGNEHKSDILNSDFTSHWQNLQFGRLCQNPCYQGPLNYHSPVVVPPMYLQGRVPWDGPGRPVSANTNALTQIMGYGHRLFPVAPLQHVPNRPPNVYQQHADEVPRYRSGTGTYLPNPVSVRDRNSSGARRGSYHNDRSDNHGDREGKWNNSSKSRAAGRHHSRSQTEKSSSRLQSHSQNGPSHSDSSHAPPNMAYSMYQLPVRNPSGISSNGQTLPSVVMLYPFDHNTSYSSHAEQLEFGSLGPVGFTCTNERQLSEGSQAKEQRFHRASVLRSSPDQPSSPHLQRSVAQRNYELKEEDFPPLAFPNQVEND
- the LOC131334561 gene encoding uncharacterized protein LOC131334561 isoform X3; its protein translation is MGEDEGWAEPSGLLRPNGLLANAGPVIRVLDSERWSKAEERTAELIACIQPNPPSEGRRTAVADYVQRLIMKCFPCQVFTFGSVPLKTYLPDGDIDLSAFSNNGDLKDTWANHVHDMLKGEEENENAEFRVKEVQYIQAEVKIIKCLVENIVVDISFNQLGGLCTLCFLMLVDHLISQNHLLKRSIILIKAWCYYESRILGAHHGLISTYALETLVLYIFHVFNNSFTGPLEVLYRFLEFFSNFDWDNFCVSLWGPVPIRSLPDVTAEHPRKDKGELLLSKLFLDACSSVYAVFPSGQENQGQHFVSKHFNVIDPLRVNNNLGRSVSKGNFFRIRSAFAFGAKRLARLLHCPKENLVYEVNQFFMNTWDRHGSGNRPDAPRTDLWYLTLSTPHQLHRPENLKNIPSAKTLNDNSSGCDVEVVESRLHNISSQHSNLSTENTSRSPNIFAVLPTENQKTYGNLNSSRVSDPVAQGVGSNLGVHQRNFRSHHLVNDIQGRFLFARTRSSPELSDTYSDVSSRGRHDRTPESGKTQPTSTRQDSSRWNNQRSELLINHSSQSSTDDPAPIREIPFNQSLESAVDSTSGFYRHRRELGGDEFTSVSGTHGMHQEEQDLVNFMASSSLNGQVHVPLNLASPHRPIQMSPSILASMEYAQRTLAGMVPQNVSSIDPSFSNMQFPQGFVSPPLTRYFPGLTQNFPDAIEPGNGNFGSMKMKTGEVHHDFWKDVGSTEGFESDSGHHDILQSDEKPESSVNFVPSSRLSGSGSSMRVKQRSTKENRGSMQEDHEYGFPYQDNRGKGVYFDDRTTSRRFSSAAHSSSLRSKTSSESSWDGSSAKVSKSTREKRGKKTVVAEISSTCGKYRNASENTNQVEEDESDWNSLSTMSGEMEERNSGPQPFGNLHGLRQHVSGYDLAQTSGSDSMIPIAPVLLGPGSRESSLDNSGGVPFAFYPTGPPVPFITMLPFYNVPPEMRTSDSSTSHFSGEDNLISSEEIDHSEQLSTTSSSMRAAFVGTGNEHKSDILNSDFTSHWQNLQFGRLCQNPCYQGPLNYHSPVVVPPMYLQGRVPWDGPGRPVSANTNALTQIMGYGHRLFPVAPLQHVPNRPPNVYQQHADEVPRYRSGTGTYLPNPKVSVRDRNSSGARRGSYHNDRSDNHGDREGKWNNSSKSRAAGRHHSRSQTEKSSSRLQSHSQNGPSHSDSSHAPPNMAYSMYQLPVRNPSGISSNGQTLPSVVMLYPFDHNTSYSSHAEQLEFGSLGPVGFTCTNERQLSEGSQAKEQRFHRASVLRSSPDQPSSPHLQRRL
- the LOC131334561 gene encoding uncharacterized protein LOC131334561 isoform X4, with product MGEDEGWAEPSGLLRPNGLLANAGPVIRVLDSERWSKAEERTAELIACIQPNPPSEGRRTAVADYVQRLIMKCFPCQVFTFGSVPLKTYLPDGDIDLSAFSNNGDLKDTWANHVHDMLKGEEENENAEFRVKEVQYIQAEVKIIKCLVENIVVDISFNQLGGLCTLCFLMLVDHLISQNHLLKRSIILIKAWCYYESRILGAHHGLISTYALETLVLYIFHVFNNSFTGPLEVLYRFLEFFSNFDWDNFCVSLWGPVPIRSLPDVTAEHPRKDKGELLLSKLFLDACSSVYAVFPSGQENQGQHFVSKHFNVIDPLRVNNNLGRSVSKGNFFRIRSAFAFGAKRLARLLHCPKENLVYEVNQFFMNTWDRHGSGNRPDAPRTDLWYLTLSTPHQLHRPENLKNIPSAKTLNDNSSGCDVEVVESRLHNISSQHSNLSTENTSRSPNIFAVLPTENQKTYGNLNSSRVSDPVAQGVGSNLGVHQRNFRSHHLVNDIQGRFLFARTRSSPELSDTYSDVSSRGRHDRTPESGKTQPTSTRQDSSRWNNQRSELLINHSSQSSTDDPAPIREIPFNQSLESAVDSTSGFYRHRRELGGDEFTSVSGTHGMHQEEQDLVNFMASSSLNGQVHVPLNLASPHRPIQMSPSILASMEYAQRTLAGMVPQNVSSIDPSFSNMQFPQGFVSPPLTRYFPGLTQNFPDAIEPGNGNFGSMKMKTGEVHHDFWKDVGSTEGFESDSGHHDILQSDEKPESSVNFVPSSRLSGSGSSMRVKQRSTKENRGSMQEDHEYGFPYQDNRGKGVYFDDRTTSRRFSSAAHSSSLRSKTSSESSWDGSSAKVSKSTREKRGKKTVVAEISSTCGKYRNASENTNQVEEDESDWNSLSTMSGEMEERNSGPQPFGNLHGLRQHVSGYDLAQTSGSDSMIPIAPVLLGPGSRESSLDNSGGVPFAFYPTGPPVPFITMLPFYNVPPEMRTSDSSTSHFSGEDNLISSEEIDHSEQLSTTSSSMRAAFVGTGNEHKSDILNSDFTSHWQNLQFGRLCQNPCYQGPLNYHSPVVVPPMYLQGRVPWDGPGRPVSANTNALTQIMGYGHRLFPVAPLQHVPNRPPNVYQQHADEVPRYRSGTGTYLPNPVSVRDRNSSGARRGSYHNDRSDNHGDREGKWNNSSKSRAAGRHHSRSQTEKSSSRLQSHSQNGPSHSDSSHAPPNMAYSMYQLPVRNPSGISSNGQTLPSVVMLYPFDHNTSYSSHAEQLEFGSLGPVGFTCTNERQLSEGSQAKEQRFHRASVLRSSPDQPSSPHLQRRL